cctcccgatcttcacaatgcaaggagtcgattggagatccaccaatcccttcaccttgatattactcacaaggcaaccttgatattactcgtAAGACACACTCAtaatggagcaaaggcagcaagtaTAAAGCTaagttttattaatcaaaattcgtattcaatgctggcctcccttacaaacttatatagaagactcaaaaatagacttagatactaaaaaagaatggcctaaccctatccctaacctattagataacttaaactgactaggaaactaaaatactaaaggaaatagactcaaaacatggctggacttatagagtcctaatccagcccaacttacatcacatgaccatttaagttgtcacatgaccacttaaccaagtcacatgatcacttaaattgaaccaattagatgcaaccaatttgaaccggttcaattaaaaacataaaaataaactaaatattgggctaatctcgtatgcaacctatgtacccttagtttaggctcattagagtggcctaatacatagaaaacccttgggaacaaaggcccaatacatatataacccaaccctaggcctatttctaaagaaataagccaatttctatgatgaacctgcatcagaTTGAAGGCTGCTCCATTTCCATCCCTGTTCCGAAGTAAAGCTTCTGAGACTTAGAGATTCAGCCAGTGAGCTCACTCAGTAACATATACAGGATTGTTCTTAactggttttcttttcttttttcttttaagaacATTAAGGTTTCAGGCTTTGTGTTTTCTTTGACACTGAACCATTAAAGAGTCAGGTGTTGTGTAAGACCATGTGAACTGAAACAAATTTTGGAAGGTGTTGAATCTTGGAATGGGAATTTGGATTATGGGAGTTTTTGCATTACTTTGATTATATCCTTCATTCTTATGTCATTAGTGTTGTCTTAGCCTCTTAGGAGCTATTATAAATTATAATGTGTTTAATTTCCTATGACTCTGGAACTTTTAAGAGTTGTTATGATCTCACATTTTAGTTTATATGGTTATTTTATGAGATTTCCTTTTCTCAATTCTAGAAAAGAAGTCATTCTGGATGAATTCCTTTTTCTCCTCCGCAAAATTCTATTAATGACAATGATGTCTCATCTAAGTTGAGTATTTACAGAAATCTCTTTTGGAGATGCCAGAagcagtgttctttttttttaagtaacaAAATTGTATTAGGCCCTTATCCTTGCATCATGCTTCAAGATGTGAAATTTAGGGAATATTTGGGAGATCTGTTtgtctctctcccccccctccccccaatggGCACCTTTTCTCTGTATATACATGTGATGTACAATTAAATTGGAAATTAGAACATCGGAAGAATTTTCACTTGGTCCTTCTCCATACACTCACTTGACACTTGGAGTTGCATCATGCATCTGGATTTCTTTCTAGTTTTTGTTCCATAACTTTCTTGCATCTTTGGGGTCAGCACCAGCTTGTGATAAAACTGCCTTTGCCTCTAACAACCAACTCCTACCCAAACTCTTTTAACAATGTgcaaatagggggggggggggggacagatCCTTGGTTCAAAGTTGAGGACTAGGGAGCAACTGTTTCTAAATCAGGCACATCTCTCTTGAGACCATCTTGTGTGGGTTTCCTTTGAACCGACAGATTACCaatccccttcttttttagATGTGTAGGAGTGTGTTCGGCATAACTCTTTAGATCTTCACAATTGTACAAATTCATTTGATGTGTGAATATGCAAACCAAACCCATCATGATAAACAGGGAATGGTTATTTAAGATATCTGGGGTACACTTAGGGAATGCTATACCATATTCTAAAAGGaacataatattaaatatgTGGAAACTGCAATACATTCTAGTGATGCTACTGCTTTCACCTTGAAGGGGAGGATAGAAAGTTCTTGAAGGCTCACTTTTTCAAGCAAATTGGGGAGTTAGCCCCAAACACAACCAACTCATTTtatctttggggggggggggggggagagaggaagAGACCAACTCAGTCCGCTTGTTCTGTGGTCAGCTGGTAGGCATCCTCTCTGGGGAGAAATTCTAAGTGCATTAACTTAGTGATATATCTAGTTGCTAATATATTCTACTCTTCAGTCATTGTTTTTGCTCTTTGTCCTCTTGAGCCACTTCTGATTCTCTGAGCTAGTGATTGCTGATAAAAGGAATTTGCATGTTGTGAAGCCTTCAGATATTAACTAGAAAAGGAAATGTCAATGTATCGATTAATACTGTACTGCATAATTTCAAAATCTGGCCAGTGGAAAAAATTCTGGACTGTAAATACATAACTAGATGATCTGTTCTAATGGTAACGATATGGTTATCTGCAATCTATATGAACGAGCATGCAAGCCATATGCTACATGTTAAGTACTCTGAAGATCTGATCATTTTTTGCTTCAAACAGATGGAGGAAAACAGCCTCAGGATACATCTCATACAACTGAAACAAGCTTTGCATAAAGGGGAGCAACCACTCTTGGCAGTTAGAACACTTGTGTGACCTCTCCAAATGGCTAACAATTTACTGCTTTCCACTATATTGTAAAAGATAGCGACATGCCTGCTCATCTCCCAGTGAGTGTAAATTGGTTTTTTCCTTTGGTggaaaattttatatattttttttctcctttttttttttaacaagggGCTTTGAGCTCTCTTCTTTCACCCTGTAATTTTTGTATCACCCAAGTGAAAAGAAAATGCAGAAGGAAACAGAGGTTGGAAAATCAATGCACAAGTTCAGAATATTAGTGAAGAGTTTCAATATTGCATTTATCACCAAAGATTTGCCTCCTACAACACAGTTGGGGACATGCATTTTGTGTTTTCAGCTTTACTTCATTCCTTCAGCTGTttgtgttcttttttattttttaaccagTGAAATACTTTTATCTAAAACTTGAAAAGCTTATCAGACATGCAGAATGAAAAGAGTCCACTCCAACTCTCCAAGAAAGTCAAAAGAAAGTGAAAACCAAAGAGCaaacccccctcccctctcccccccccccccccaaaaggaAACATACACTCGCACAAAAGAGTTGCATCCCTTCCCTGTCTCCTTCTATCTACCTGACCCCCGGAAACATGGCTTGCTGTAGCATCTTGTTTTATCCAAACTAGGTCAAGTTGACACTTGTGATATTTTCAATCTCACACACCCTATCCGTTGACGGTTAAAAGGTAAATTCTGCCTTCGTTAACCAATTCTAGCACTTTCTGATCTTTCCCACCCACAGCATCCCCTCTCACAAGGAATTATCTTCCTTTCTCCTAAGTTCATTGTGACTCAGTGCCCTGGTTCTTAAAGCTAGCCAATTACAGCACTTTGTGCTTATTGTTCTTTCTCATTTCATATATGTTCCTCCATTTGAATGTCTTCTTCTGTGATGGAAGGTTGTAGAGAATTTTCCTTCCAACTTTGTCCCTTGACATTTCACAGTCATACAAGCACATTTGAAAGGTCAAGTGAAGAGGGAACTTCCTCACAAATTGGTAAGTACAACTTCAAGGCTAGCCGTTGCCCATCAACTGAATCACCCTCACCAGCATGAAAAGACAAATGGAACATTACTTTATCTAATGCATATCAGTTAAGAACTGCCATTAACCACATCGATTGGTGTGATGGGGAAATGCAGCATTGTATTATTAAGACATTGTAAAGCCATGGAGGCATGGAAAGCACCCTTTCACAGTTTTCATTTGGAAGTTTGGCAATGTCAACTCTCCCTTCAACCATAGAAACTGACAGAGGTGTCACAGCCGAGCTAAATGTACGTATTATTTTGGCTCTCAGCATACCCTCCAGCTTGTGAAATGAGCATGCAAAAGTCTGCAAATGCAAGTCCTTCCACTTTTCTTCCTAATTGTTCCTATTTTTTACAtcaaaaagagggaaaaaaattttgaacacTGTTTTTACCTGTTACACAACTTGCTACAGATTCATGTATCATACAGTTTCATTGTTAGGGTTCAACTGCAGATCAACCTAGCGTCGCTTGACATCATTAATACCACCAGCACTTAAGCACTTATCATCCACTAAAACTAAATCTTTCTCAATACacccaaataaaaaacccaatCATTTCAAAGTTGGTTCGAGGAGGAACAGACCATTTGATTCaaaaagttcaatgattaaaCCACATGGTTCAACAGAATCCTGAACTTTGAAGAgtatatttttaagtttttaactaTGTTCAAATTATCAAAGAGTGTTGGTTACCCATTGATGGGTTAAACGGGCATCAAACCGTTTGAAAAGTCAACTGGACCAAGTTTGGTTACCGGCCAATTGATCGGTCAAACAGTACAACCTCGGAGTTGTAGAGGTTGAACATTCAAAAGATGAAGGAACAAAATATTTTGGTTCAGTGGAGTCTACTAATTGGTTGAGGACCAGCCCAGTTTTAAGAAACGTATTTTCAATAACCAAACCGCATATGGAATTGTAATCTGGTATTTCTGGTTAAACTATTGGTTTTTGTCAAAACTCAATACCGGGAGTTTGATCTTTGATCGGAAAACATTGAACTGTGTTGAGAATATTTGAGTTTTAGATTTTGAGGGACATACGCGcttcaaagtacaaatagaaaTTGAAACTTTCCCGTCATTTCATGTGAGTGAGTGAGGGTTTTTCCTTGCTTCTCCATTCCATGAAGTAGAGCATGAAAAGGCAGTTACTTTCACTGATCTATTCCCAACAATGTTTGAGACACCAAACATGTGTTAGAAAACATAATTCAAGAGTCAAGACTACAAGAGAGTTCACGGGATTATGTAGAGTGCATGGGTAGACATAGGAGGCCATTGCATTAGATGGAAGGAAACTGAATTTGGGGCTGAAATagtgaaatttgatatgtggccAAGATATTAAgttaaaacttacaaagaaattttttccctcttttttcctGGAGATTCTTTCACTAAACCCTCCTAATTGAGGGATGTGAATCAATTGGAGTAGAATTGAAAGCAACAAAAATACTAGTTTGTTTTGTTCACACCACTAGATCTTCATTCTTTTGCTACTGCCTAAGCTTACAACTAACATGACTTCTAGTAGATTTGAATGGCAGACAGAATTTTTGCAACCAACACCTTTATTTGGGCAAATGGTTAGTTGAGttgattattttcattttatgtCTTGAACCTGAAAACTTTTAGTTGCTTTGGTAAACAACCAGTACTGATTTATCATAGGAAAATAGTACTTGCAAGCCTAGGGAGAGGACCATCGTTGTGTTTCCCCAATTCTATGTTTGGTTGGAATTATAGAAGCATTTTCCTTGGACTATAGGTTCAGTCAAGCTGATTGGGGTTCTGTTGAAAAGAAAAGTATTGATTCCAGAAGCTCCTTTAAGTTATTGTGGAAgatggatgaagaagatggtTACCAGTGGTAAAGATGGGTAGGTTGCATTTCCATATATCTCTGATGTGGGCTTTTCTATTTCTGCATTATCGATAACCTTGTATTCAAATTCGCCTATGCTATACCAATGCACCAATTTGCTCTGTCAATAAAGAAGAGTCAAAATACAGAATTTGatcatatttctttctttgaaatcaaaattctaACAATGCCTCTACCTGACATTGTTGAAATCTAGTTCCAAACAATGCCTGTAGCTGGCATTGTTGAAATATAGTTCCATCTACCCTGAAGGTTGAAGATGGAGGCTTCCAATAGatagttcctttttttttggggtggtgtgtgtatggggggggggggggaggggatggAATCCAACAGATGAGGAAAGTGAAACAAGTTAGATACAACTGCTGTAATATAAGAAACAACTGTAGTAGTTGATGCATAATCTTTCAATTACATTGCAAATTTCACACATTGAATACCTGAAAGGATGTTAAGTTGCACTGCCTTACAATCAAATACAAAATTGAGTAGCTCATCAAAACTTTTCACACTATGTTTATTTGACCTTCATCCATTTTGTTGTTTCACACGAGTGAAAGCAAAATTTACATGTTTGACATCAAACCCCATCATGATCAACAATTGATTCCACATTGTTTGACATCAGGACCTTTGGTTTTGAGCACAAATGGGTCAATTCTAACCCATAGCAAGGAGAAGATTGAGGCCAAAAGCACTGACCAGATGACAACAATGGTAGGAGTCCTGTTCTGCCGCCCCATGAGACCCTTGAGGAATGGGTAGAGATGGACAATCACCCAAAAGGCAAAAAAGAGCTTCCCAAAAAGAGGACCCCAAGATTGGTACCCATTATTTATAGCATCAGATATGCCTGCAACTACTCCAACCAGGTTGATGATCAGGATGGTGGTAGGAGGGATCAGAAGAGTGGTCCATTTAAAGGCATATAGCTCTCCAAACTCCTCGTCATCAGTGGCCTTGGATGTAACAGTAAAGCTAGTTTCGATTCCGGCCAAAATCTTGAGAAGTCCCTGAATAACAGCAAAAAGGTGTGCCGACACACCACCAATAACCCAGAATTGCTCGTTCCTCCACCATTCCTCAATGCTAACTCCACTCCATCTCAGCTCCAATATGCCTGTTGTGAAAATCGAGATAAACAGTCCAATGAAGAAGAGACTTGCAAATGTGCTTATCTGGTTcatgaatcaaagagaaaaaatgtTGTTagataaccaaaagaaaaattgaatcAAAGACTAGTTGTGGCAGTATACAGAAACATGAAATTGCATATCAATTGAAACAATGGCTAGCAAAACGAAAATGAAAATGTACCTCTGGCATTATGAACTTTCCACTTAGCAAGCAAACGGCAGGAAGAGTACAGTAGGCGAGAAGAGGTAAGGAGGTGAATGGGTAGATAGTTGTGTTGATATATGCAAAACGCTCTAGCCACTTCAGGTGTCCACCCTTGTACCCATACCAGAGGGGACTGTGTCGACTGAAGAAGATCTCAACAGAACCAAGAGCCCACCTCAGAACTTGATTGAGACGATCAGAAAGGTTGATGGGTGCTGAACCCTTGAATGCAGGTCTCTTGGGCATGCAGTATATCGACCTCCAACCTCGGCAATGCATCTTAAAGCCTGTCAGGATATCTTCAGTGATAGACCCATATATCCAACCCAACTGCACAATAAACAACAGCAAAGACTTAAACAAACTGAAGGACTACGAATAAACCTTTTAGAATCTGAATCGAACTACTATTAACATGAATGGCTAGATCTTTTGTTGTAGTTGATACCTCTGCTCCCCAATCACTTTTGTCTTCATAGCCACAGCTAATAACATGAATGGCTTCTTTGAGCAGAGCTGCTGGACTTGAGGAGGGAGGGACGCCACCTTGCTCCATCAGTGTTGAAGTCACAAATGCTGCTGACTGACCGAACCTTTTCTCAAAATTCATCTGGGACATCAGTAGCTCCTTGTCCTCATCAACTCCTGATTTTGAGAAACAGGAACTCCATTTAATTGGAGAAAAACAAATATGGATAGAATTACTTCTAATATGCATGAGACTTGAAGCAATGTACATGCCATAGCAGACCTTGGAGGTTTGATCCATCTCCATTTGCACCAGCTGCACTCATGTCTTGTTTAGATAACTTTGGGAGTTTCTTACGACGTCCAAAACATGGGCAGCAGCCACAAGTTACCATCTTTGGACGCTTTGGGCCCTTTGGTGGGTTATAACCGTATAAAGCTTGTCTTCTAAAGACACACCCAGTACCGACATACACTGGACCCTGAATTCCATCTAGGCCTTTCATGTTAATCTGTAAAACCAGGAAGGTTATCACATTATTTACGTTCTTATCCTTGGGTAGACAACAAGACTGATTATTATAGAGACAAGTACTCCTGTGTTATGCGTGGCTCTAAGACTTACATCAAAGAAGACTGTGTTTCTGTTAGCATACCGATCGTGCAGGTCAATGCCATCAAACCTCTGAGGGAACTGGACATAACATACGTTCCTCCCAACCTGAGGGTCCATCAAGAAACACATTGCCTCCCTGACAGCTTTGCTATTATTAATGTAGTGATCACAATCCAAGTTCAACATGAAAGGTGCATTCGTCAGCACTGCAGAAACACGAACCTGTAAAATTGCAAGAACAATGAAGGGTTCTCATTAGAACAGAGCTATTGAgtaatacccaaaaaaatagtCACCATAGAACTTCTAATCTAAGCTATGGTACTAAGACACAAGTTCATGTGCTGCTCAAATTCACAGCCCATGATGACACATTAAAAAAACCTCATGAGTGCTGTCATTGATCATGAATTGTAAGAACTACTACAAATCTATCCTTGTTGCATGCATGTTTATAGAtgaagcaagcaagcaagcttTTATGGGATTTGGGTAAGAAGAGTGAACATGTAGAGTTGGTAAATTTAATTTACCAGGGCATTCATGGCACCAGCTTTCTTGTGATGTTGGAAGCCAGGTCTTTTCTCACGAGAAACATAGACAAGGCGAGGGAGCTCATTTCCTTCAGCATCATGGCCTCCACTGTGACCAAGAAACACTTGAATCATACCCGGATGATCCTTAGTGTTGTTTCCCGGCCAAGGTGTACCATCTTGCATTATCCATCCTTCTAGGGGAACCTTTATGGCTTTGGCTACCAATGCATTGATCCGGACCTTAAATTCTTCGTATTCTCTCTGTCAAACAAGAAATGTTGAATTTATATATTTCATCAGGAACTCTGAATATAATTAATTCTTCAacactttcaagtttcaatgaTTTTAAACAGCCAATTAACCTTCATAGCTCGACGCTCCTTGACAAATGTAGGCTGGACTTTGTCTTTGAGATAGTCCACCTTGAGAGAAAAATACATCTCTGGAGCTCGAGGCTCAATGGCAAATTTCTTACAGAAAGGAACCCATTTCCGAGCGAATTCTGCAGTTTCAGACAGTGACTCAAATGTAAGCATGGAAGCACCATCATCAGAGACATAGCATGAGGTCTTATCAACCGGATAATCCATGGCTAAGATTGAAAGCACTGTGTTGGAAGTAACTAAAGGAGGTTCCTTCAATGGGTCCACTGTGCTCACAAATATATCCACTGGAGATAACATTGAAGGTTCACCTTCCCTCTCATATCTgccaatcatcatataagactAGAGTTCATCAAAAACCattgaaggaagaaggaacTTGACATTAACAATCTCTATATAACTTCTTAAGTGCATTACCTGAGAGAAAGACGATCAAGATAAGTCTCACGATCAATGGGTAACCATTTAGGGAACTGATCAAGGATCCATGACAAGGCAAACCATATTTCACAGGCTACAGAGGTGAGCCATAGCCCAATGGCATCATGAACCGGGTTCAGAATTCTATACCGAAGAAATATGGCTAGAACAATCAACCGGGTCACGATCACCATCCGATATGGGTTGATCTTGCTAGATGCAATTGGTACTTTTCTTGATAGTGGTTGCCTTGCTTCATCCATCCTGCACCATCAatcaatatttacataagtGAACAACTGTAGACTTAGGCCTGAACCTCCAAACCAGCCCAAATTGACTAGCCCGAATAAATTTTCTGGTTTGACCTGCCTAGGGTAGACCAATTTCCACCCAGTTTCAATTTGGACCATATCTGACTGGACTGAACCAACCCATCCCAAACCAACCAAAACCAAGTCATCCATTCTAGAATAACATGACCGACCCGCTTAGGGTCGACTGATTATAGCCCGATTCTAAATTGGACAGGATCTAGATTTGGCTTTTGGTTTTTTCAACTAGGCCCATGAGTTGCATTGGTAGAAATTCCAAATCATAacaaactaaaagaaaatattagttGGAAAATTTAGATTGTTATGATCTTTAAAGGGAAATTTtgtaaatttaaaaataagTGATTAGTTGATATTTTACATTGAAATAGAGTGTTATGATAAGAAATAACAACATACATGGGATCAGCATCCATGGCATCTTCAGGGTCCATCCCCAAGTTTCCTTGCTTTGTTTTCCAATCATCCATCCGCTCTTTCCACCCTGCCTCCTTCTTTTCATCCCATCTTGTGCTTCCTGTAACAAAACAATTTTACacattttttgtaatttttcttaattaatttcacttcatatatatgtatatatagatcatAAACAAGAGTAAGCAAAGAAATTTCAGTGATCACTGTGTACCAGACTCTGATAATGGATAAGGATGAACGCGTTTATGAAGTGAATTAGTTGATAGCATTTGCTCTCCATAAGCATGATTCGATATTGGAAACTCCCCACTCACCTGCATAAAACACAAATTGTAGTTTACAATTTATAATGTTCTAATAATCTATAACTCTATTGATCATCAATGTAATAAGAAAGTTTTGGGTACCGGTCTAGATCTAGCACTGGTTATAACCGGAGGAAATTGGGAATTTTCATGATCATCAGGGCCTCTCCCATAGCTCATCTTCCCATGAAGCAATGCTTCTGTGAGATGTTTCTGCTTATTCTGCTCATCTTCAATGTCAAATTCATGCTCAATATCATCtaaatcttcttcatcttcatctccttccaccCTTGGGCTTCCTTCATTCATTAATATAAGCTCTTATTTTAGCCTTAATTAATGAAGAACACTAGTAAAACTCTTACTCTAATTCATATTCATATAGTACTTAGATACCTTTGAGACGCTTGTAACGGGTCTTGCACTGGGGACAGAGTTggcttccttctctcctttcatACTCATAACACGGCCGACACACCGGAAAACCGCATTCGTTGCAGGCAACAAAGAGATCACCATCA
The nucleotide sequence above comes from Telopea speciosissima isolate NSW1024214 ecotype Mountain lineage chromosome 3, Tspe_v1, whole genome shotgun sequence. Encoded proteins:
- the LOC122655908 gene encoding cellulose synthase A catalytic subunit 7 [UDP-forming]; protein product: MEASAGLVAGSHNRNELVVIHGHEEPKSLKSLSGQVCEICGDEIGLTTDGDLFVACNECGFPVCRPCYEYERREGSQLCPQCKTRYKRLKGSPRVEGDEDEEDLDDIEHEFDIEDEQNKQKHLTEALLHGKMSYGRGPDDHENSQFPPVITSARSRPVSGEFPISNHAYGEQMLSTNSLHKRVHPYPLSESGSTRWDEKKEAGWKERMDDWKTKQGNLGMDPEDAMDADPMMDEARQPLSRKVPIASSKINPYRMVIVTRLIVLAIFLRYRILNPVHDAIGLWLTSVACEIWFALSWILDQFPKWLPIDRETYLDRLSLRYEREGEPSMLSPVDIFVSTVDPLKEPPLVTSNTVLSILAMDYPVDKTSCYVSDDGASMLTFESLSETAEFARKWVPFCKKFAIEPRAPEMYFSLKVDYLKDKVQPTFVKERRAMKREYEEFKVRINALVAKAIKVPLEGWIMQDGTPWPGNNTKDHPGMIQVFLGHSGGHDAEGNELPRLVYVSREKRPGFQHHKKAGAMNALVRVSAVLTNAPFMLNLDCDHYINNSKAVREAMCFLMDPQVGRNVCYVQFPQRFDGIDLHDRYANRNTVFFDINMKGLDGIQGPVYVGTGCVFRRQALYGYNPPKGPKRPKMVTCGCCPCFGRRKKLPKLSKQDMSAAGANGDGSNLQGVDEDKELLMSQMNFEKRFGQSAAFVTSTLMEQGGVPPSSSPAALLKEAIHVISCGYEDKSDWGAELGWIYGSITEDILTGFKMHCRGWRSIYCMPKRPAFKGSAPINLSDRLNQVLRWALGSVEIFFSRHSPLWYGYKGGHLKWLERFAYINTTIYPFTSLPLLAYCTLPAVCLLSGKFIMPEISTFASLFFIGLFISIFTTGILELRWSGVSIEEWWRNEQFWVIGGVSAHLFAVIQGLLKILAGIETSFTVTSKATDDEEFGELYAFKWTTLLIPPTTILIINLVGVVAGISDAINNGYQSWGPLFGKLFFAFWVIVHLYPFLKGLMGRQNRTPTIVVIWSVLLASIFSLLWVRIDPFVLKTKGPDVKQCGINC